The Rhinoraja longicauda isolate Sanriku21f chromosome 28, sRhiLon1.1, whole genome shotgun sequence DNA segment TATCTTGACAAGCAGTTGAATCAACAAGGAACACAAGAATTTACACTAACAGCTCATAATGGAATTCACTATATAGTGATTTTAAAAGGTGATCATCATTGTCTCCAGTGtcacctgtttccaaactgtggaATGTAATGTTCTTGGGTCTACAGTGGTGCTGGACTGGTAGATTTACTGAACAAATAGGCGTTATTCCCAATGATAAACAAATTTACATCCAGGTCATTTGTTAACAGCAGTATAATGAATTTTCCAGTAAACCCGTTGAGAATCAGGGGAGCAGGAAATAGACAAGCTCTCTGGACCCCAGCTCCATCTGCAAATTCACCCACATTTCTGACCCCGAGTATTCGCGGATATCATTACTTCTGTATAAGGCttgggaagtttggcatgtcccaaaAACTTTCACCaagttctacagatgcgccgtagaatgcattttattaggatgcatcacggcttggtttgggaacagctccatccaagaccgcaagaatttgcagcgaattgtggacgcacgcCAGACCATCATGTAACATGATttaatctacacttcacactgtcttggcaaggctaccagcataattaaggacaagtctcactcagggcactccctcttctcccctctcgcatcaggcaagaggtataggagACAAtccatgcctccagattcaggaacagtttattcTCGACTGTTATTAAACAACcatcatcccatcaccaactagagagcaattctgagttcccacctacctcattgtagaccatTGGACTATCTATAATTGTACTTTACCATACTTCATATTGTTCCCTTCATCTTGTTTCTGtgcacggcttgattgcaatAGAGCCCTTGCAaggcaggcgaggtcacgactGTTTGGTATGTCCCAAAAACTTTCACCaagttctacagatgcgccgtagaatgcattttattaggatgcatcacggcttggtttgggaaagtTTTTGGGACACGACCGTACTGTTGCCATGCAACGCCTTCTGGGGAACAAGCGGTGTACTGCAGGCAAGCACTTACTCTGGCTGCCAGTGCTGCGGGACCGTCTTCGGTCCCCCGAGCCATTGAATTGTTGCAGTTgtttgccagaattctgccagaattttgccagagactctgaagccgaaatcgccactaaacttggaacacctcagtcccaaacaaaaatctttatgaatggcaccaaataattacagtgcttaatcacatcaggaTGCTTAACTGTTGTTTCCCTGCATGTCATAAATGTGCCTTGACTTGTGTCTATGTCCGATACCAGTGCATGAAGTGAAGCCTCTCTGGCCAGGGATGGCAGATCGGTTCTCCACTCATTACAATACAATGGTTGACATCGCAGTTTGGAAGCCGCTTCCCCTTGAGGTGATGCTGTGGAGGACACGTTAGATACCTGAGACCTGGTGACCCACGGCACACTACAGAgctggggtgttggtgggggagagggggggggggggggggtgtcagcgaGAAGGAGCTCTAATGAACTCTGAAGGCTCGCTGTACAGTAAGTGTTCAGGGTTTCagatgcatgacctgctgagttactccagatttttgtgactCATCTTCGGTTGAAGTGTCTGCAGTTCGTCCCTACTCAAGCGTTCAGCGTTGTCGATGTGGCACCACTGGACTGACAAAAGCCGGCTTGTAATGCGCAGTCATCTTATTCATCCTTCTCTGCAATCAATTCCCAGGCACAGCCTGTTGTTAACTCAGTGcattctcctcctttctctctttttttcaggGAAGAATACCGTTGATTGGCCTCTGATCCACCATAGTAGCACTGTGGCCACGTGGTGCACTATTTACTGCAACTCCTCAAGATTTCTTCAGCAGCACCTCCCTAAACTGAAGCACAAAGGCAACAAGGACAACAATAGATATGGCAAAGACTGAATGAAGAAGAATTATGAATGGTTGAAAGTTCAAATTCCCTTTTATCTCCTCATAAACATTTAAATTTACCGATGTTCCATGTGCACACCATCCTCTTTGTACAAGTTGCCTTctggtgtcttttaaatatttcacCACCACTGTTCATAAACCAAAGTCCCCTATTTTAGACTACTCTACCTTGGAAAACAATTGTGACTATTCTTAGTATTATGAACCTCTTTAAGGTTACCAGTCAGTCCCCTGCACTGCAGggacaaaaaaaaccccagcctCTCCTAATATATCAAACCCTCCAGGCCTGGTAACATCTTTGTAATTCCTGTTTGCACTGTCTCCAGTTGAATGACATACGTCCTACAGCAGAGTGGCCAGACCGATATGCACTACTCCAAACATGGCCGTAACAATTTCAGGTACAGGCATGACATGATATTCCAACTCCTGTAGTCAATATCCTGAAAATTTTACCTTTTGCAACAAGTCAAAAAATGTCTTAAAAAGAACACTAATCATAAATGGCCAGCTAAATTATCAATTATAGAGTTATAGTCAgaaagtcatagagctgtacagaacCAAAACACGCCCTTCCGCCCGACGTGACAAAGCCCACCAAGTTTCCTTACTGCCTGATTACATTTTgcctacttttggcccatatccttccaaacctactTTGTATATTTAGCTGCCCGGGAGTCTTGTTATGCCTGCCGCCATCGCTAACTCAagaagctcattccatagacccaTCACCCTCTGGGGTAGTGGGATGGTAGGGTGGTAGGTTGATGCCTAAAATGGAAATATTGGGCACGGAAGCAGCAGAGATGGAGGCTTGAGACTAGGGCATACCGTCTTTTTAAGAGGAAgttcgacatgtccccaacaactctcaccaacggcTACAGATGTGCCGCAGAAAGCCTTTTATCGGGAGAAGTGCGTGAGATGTCTTGACAAAGCGAAGAGTTGAATCTTGCTGAAGGATGAAACAGGGTGCATTAAACCAGAGGGGAAATGGAGTGGGGAGATGGAGATCAGGGACGCGGCTTAGAGGCGTTAGGAGCAGCGGATTGGGCAGCTCCACTGGGGTTGTGGGAGTGGCCCAACGGATTGTCTCTCCCCTGTCCGCCTTTCGCTTTTATAAATCGTGATCCTGCACAGAGCTGCCACTTCCGTAGCGGTGTCCGTCAGCTAGAAGTGGAGATGGCTGAGATTGCACCCTTGAGGGCGGACATTGCCGCCGCTATCCCTCCTGATCTCACCAGTGGTCCCGTTTCCTCGGCCCCTCCCGCACCACTCGCTGCCACCAAGAAGAAGGCGGCCTATCGCCCGCAGAAGGGCGCAGCAGCTGCCGCGGCCGAGCAGATCCTGGAGGCTGTGGCCGCCACCAAGGAGCGTCAGGTTGCCAAGATGGGCGCCGGAAAGAAAACCCTGTCGGCTGCCGGCTGCAGGACGGACAAGGTCGGCGCCCGGCCAAACCAGTCGGGCAGCGCGTTGGCGAACAAGTGCGCTCCATCTGAGGACGGCACTGACACTTCCGCGGCCACTCTCCCGGAGCGGGATACGGAGCCGAGAGCGGCAGAGGGCGAGCAGGGAGAAGGCAAAGATCGGAACAAAAGGAGCTTCAAGAGAAAAGCGCCTGCGAGGAAAATGGGCCCGAGGACAGCGGTAGGAGTCAAGCCTGCCGCCCAGAAAAGGGCTAAGAAACCGGCGGCCAAGAAAGTGTCGAAGAGACCTGCCTCCAGAGCTGGGGGGCGGCAACGACGGGGAGCCAGAAAGAGGTAGACAGAACCTGAATAGCCAAACACaaaggctcttttcagagccaccCATACATCTTTATTAGGAGTTACTGACAAGAGGGTCATTTCTCCCAGTTAAATCTTAatagtcatagaaacatcgagCTGTCAGGCTTTGTCACGCCCctcctttttcagctttctcctacGCCCCATTGtgatcagattgaagaagggccgacctgaaacatcgtctgttctTTTCCccgacagatgttgcctgactcgttgaATTCCTCAGGCACTGAGttttgcacagaaacaggcccttcgtgatatatcatccatgccaaccacattGCCCAaccgagctagtcccatttgtagcCTGGCCCATATCTCCATACCTTTTCAATCCCTTGCCTGCCCAAATATCTTCATTTAAATTCCATGAGTTGTTGATACATTTTTTTTCACGTAATTTATTCAACTTCAAATAAAATAGTAACATTTTATCTCATTTTATAATTTACATCTAATCCGGTGACATGGATTATGTTTGTCACCATTATCAATTCATCTTTAACTAAAAAGTTAATTTGTAGGCTCACTGAATCTGAAATGCTGGACACTTATGCAAACACCTGTGTTCCCAATCGTAATATATTTCAGCAAACAATTAGTAACTAACAATTAGGATAACATTTGAAAAGTACACAGCATTTCTAGGGAACTCCAACCACAGCCCTTCATCGTCAGCTACTAATGTGCAATTGTGAAGAAACTCATCCACATCAAATGTGTCCATTCATTCCCTGCCAAAATTATTgtttttatagaaacataaacaattcttaagggattggacaagctggatgtaggtgctggctcgaagggccaaatggcctactcctgcacctatttttctaagtttctaataTCAGCcatttgcaggcaggtgggatgagtggatatggagcatcttgtttggcatgaccatgttgggctgaagggccggtttccaagtTGTATTACTCTCTGATTCTATAACCTGTTGAAGAAGTATAGAAGGACATAACAAATTCGGAGCAGGAATAGACCACTCGGTCCCTCAAGCCTGCCGCTACCCTGCCGCGGCCCGATGACTGATCTACCCTGGACCTCATCTCCTCTTCTAGACCAGTTCTCCATAGCTGTTCATTCTTGCTTTCCCTCGTTAAGTTTAAGAAAAACCGACCACTTCTTTAAATACTTCACCTGCGCATCCTGCGAGGGGAGAAAGTTCCagagattcacgactctctgtaaGAAGAAATGTCATCTGgccattctctccacagttgctgccagaCCCCTTGAGTTCTTTCTGtattaacagaatcaagggatatggggaaaaagcaggaacgggttattgaatttggatgatcaatcatgatcatattgaatggcggtgctggctcgaatggccaaatagcctactcctgcacctattttctatgttactaataTGTATACAGCCAAAAGACCAGGCCAGATCAGTGAGAGGAAAGATTCATTCTGAAATAAAGGTGGTCATCAACGCATGGAAACGCAGGAGATAGGCAAAGTTCTCAATTAGTATTTCCGCTCACTGTTATTTTACCAAGAGAAAAAACACGATGGTTAAGGAGATGGAATGGAGATGTCTTGTGATCGAGAAGGGATTAATGTCTAAAAGCATAAGCATCCAACAGTCAATGCGAAGAGATAGTTTCCTTGCAGCAAAAATGGTTCCATAGTAACTAAAGTCATTTTAGGATTAAAATTAGGAATAGAGAACTTTATCGCGTTCCGAACTACTAATCGTTTCCCTCGCATTACTCGTTTCCCTGACATGAAATCCATcgcttttaaaatatttcatttcCCATAAAAACGCATCTGTTGTCGCAATTATTCATATAATATCACAAATTGCAAGATAATCGACAAATATATGCAACATTTTCCGTTGTGGAAgtgcattgtttttttaaatgttacttgATGTCCGCAGTGATAGGTCTGCGCCGAAGGATGAGTCACATGATATTTACTGGCTCGCGTTTCTTGTTGTTCTTCTCCCAGGTCCGCACAGCCGGTATAAGAACAAGTCGAGGGACccgtttatttttcaattgtgaaCCGGCGATTGGTGTCATGTTAGGGAAAGGAAAAGATGGGAAGGGACCGGGCAAGGGTGGTGCAAAGCGGCACCGCAAAGTTCTCCGCGACAACATCCAAGGCATCACCAAACCTGCCATTCGTCGTTTGGCTCGAGGAGGTGTATTTTGGCTCGACGAGGtgtaccttctgtctcctttctctgttcatttatttatttacttatttatctatttattcatttccctatgttctcaaaatctctgtaaagcgtctttgagtatatgaaaagcgctatataaataaaatgcattattattattattattatttctggcCTCATCTACGTTTTGAAGGTTTTTTCCTTGAGAATGTCACCCAGGATTCAGTAATCTGCATGGAACATGCGAAACGCAAGACAGTGACAGCAATGGACGCGGTGTACGCACTGAAACACCTTGTATGGATTTGGGGGCTAAAAGATTAATGTGAGAAGTAATCAGAAAACCAAAGGTTCTTTTCAGAACCACTTCATCATTCCAAAAGACCGATAACTTAGTTTAACTGCTCTGGACAGGAAACAATTATCTTACACTCCATCAAGTTACTCTGTTTTCTTTATGTACAGTAATGGTAACATCACATTCTTACCCAATTCTACGTATTAAAATGACAAATCTAACAAACCACTTTACAATTTCAGATTATTATTGTATTATCAACGTAATTCATTTTGCTTTCTCTCATTACTTAAAGTGTGCTTGATTTCTATGATGATTGTAACTTTACAGTTCCAGTATTAGATTTTTATACAGTACATTCTTACAGTTTCACAATCTTAATTTAGTAGCTCCTTAAATGTCAGTTCATTTGTGTCTGAACAGATGTTATCACAAAGAACTTtgcaattcaggaacaaacaaagaaaatagagttttagtacatagaagccatttatcgaaagcacaagtCGTGGAGATAATTCATATCCTCTGTACAGAAGATCTCCACATATGGggggatttcagggacatcaagaaggacgctgggatcgacctattacttctgaatgggtggtgccctgtaatgctcaactatTGAAGTTGTACCAATGTCACATcaatgttgagatatgctcctctgtgaGGTCAGTCAAATAcatgttcaagtacaccttgaaggggagtaatcaagcagtttttggagttaacagggatgacaaaATTACACAGTACTtgactggcagatacattggtccatcgGAAGCAGTGGCATCAATCCTTgtatttccaactcatga contains these protein-coding regions:
- the LOC144607276 gene encoding uncharacterized protein LOC144607276 isoform X2, with protein sequence MAEIAPLRADIAAAIPPDLTSGPVSSAPPAPLAATKKKAAYRPQKGAAAAAAEQILEAVAATKERQVAKMGAGKKTLSAAGCRTDKVGARPNQSGSALANKCAPSEDGTDTSAATLPERDTEPRAAEGEQGEGKDRNKRSFKRKAPARKMGPRTAVGVKPAAQKRAKKPAAKKVSKRPASRAGGRQRRGARKRSAQPV
- the LOC144607276 gene encoding uncharacterized protein LOC144607276 isoform X1, which codes for MAEIAPLRADIAAAIPPDLTSGPVSSAPPAPLAATKKKAAYRPQKGAAAAAAEQILEAVAATKERQVAKMGAGKKTLSAAGCRTDKVGARPNQSGSALANKCAPSEDGTDTSAATLPERDTEPRAAEGEQGEGKDRNKRSFKRKAPARKMGPRTAVGVKPAAQKRAKKPAAKKVSKRPASRAGGRQRRGARKSKEILRGGEEQKRTREVTRNN